ACAATTGCAGATCTTGCAGACAGCCCAACTATTGAGGCGGAGCATATTTCAGAGGCGATTCAGTATCGGAGTTTGGACAGAAGTTTCTGGAATTGACAAAACAGGTACATCCGAAGTTCGACTAGACCTGAACGGGTAATTCGGGCACATATTGATATTCCGGCTGCGTCCTCTGCTTCTTCACGATTATAATAATCTGCTTCCAAGCTGTCAGAAGCCCTTTAGGGCAATGCGGAAGTTCGGACTTGATTAACTTATGCAGTTTCCCGAGGTTGTAGCAGGGTACCGAAGCATACATATGGTGTTCGATGTGATAGTTCATGTGCCAATAGAGAAAGGTAAGAAATGGATTCAGAATTATGGTTCGGGTACAGAGTCGGAAATCGGGTACATTGTCCGCAAGCCCTGCATGTTGGGTGCCGTTGCATAGATATCGCAGCCAGCCGCCGTAGAATGGCGCAAAGGTGGTCAAGATTGGCAGCATCCAGAGGCCAAAGTAGAACGAGAGTCCTACAATAAGAATATGTCCTAAGAGAATAACACGGGGCCAACTAAAGAGATGACGTCGCCTAGGTGAGTTCGATTCGGTAAAAAGGTGCGTTTCCCAGTCACCTGTTAGCGTACCGAAACTGAGACGGATGGTTGTGTAGAGGGTGCTATAGAATGTCCATGGGCTTATAACGGCATTCTTGAGAAAACCCTTGACTGACAATTCCACTGGCAGCACAACTTCAAGGTCGTCCGGAGGATGTAAAGTGTATTTGTGGTGTTCTCCGTGGCTTGCCGAAAACATACCATGATTGCGCCAGACAAGAAAGCAGAAAAATCGATAGAAGAATGTATTCAGGGCCCTCGTCTTGAAAACACTGTTGTGAGAGAGTTCATGGGAACCATTACCAAGAAACGCGTAGAATGTCCCGTGAAAAAACAGAATCAGGAACAGTACACCTAGCGGGAACCTGCCTTGAGCATATATGGCGGCAGTTCCTGTCAGCACAACC
The sequence above is drawn from the Candidatus Poribacteria bacterium genome and encodes:
- a CDS encoding fatty acid desaturase; this translates as MYNDENKRKITWYRSRLDRETLKSLNQRSDWKGWLEVLGHLGLVVLTGTAAIYAQGRFPLGVLFLILFFHGTFYAFLGNGSHELSHNSVFKTRALNTFFYRFFCFLVWRNHGMFSASHGEHHKYTLHPPDDLEVVLPVELSVKGFLKNAVISPWTFYSTLYTTIRLSFGTLTGDWETHLFTESNSPRRRHLFSWPRVILLGHILIVGLSFYFGLWMLPILTTFAPFYGGWLRYLCNGTQHAGLADNVPDFRLCTRTIILNPFLTFLYWHMNYHIEHHMYASVPCYNLGKLHKLIKSELPHCPKGLLTAWKQIIIIVKKQRTQPEYQYVPELPVQV